The genomic interval CGATTGAAAAAATTGCCATTGAAAGAGGGCATAGCATCGTTGGTAAAATTGATCTGCAAAATCGAGCTGACATGGATCAGCTTCAATCCACGGATGTTGATGTGGCAATAGAATTCAGTTCACCCGAATCGGCTTTTGATAATATTACCTATTGTCTGAAAAAAGGTTGGCCAATAGTAAGTGGCACAACAGGATGGTTGGAACATCGCACTGAAATAGAAACACTATGTAAGGAAAAAAATGGGTCGTTTTTCTATGCTTCTAATTATAGTATTGGAGTAAATCTTTTTTTCAGGCTGAACAGGCAACTTGCACGATTAATGAACGGACATGGTTATCATGCTTCGATGACTGAAATCCACCATATACATAAACTGGATGCTCCAAGCGGTACTGCTATTACACTTGCAGAAGGTTTAATAGATGAGGCTGTTGATTTGGAAGGTTGGAAACTAGCACCTGAAAATGGACAAAATTATTTGCAAATCGTTTCCGAGAGAGAAGGCGAAGTCCCGGGAACGCATATCATCAGGTACGAGTCGGAAGTAGACCGGATTGAAATTTCGCATACTGCACACAATCGTGCTGGTTTTGCATTGGGTGCTGTTATTTCTGCCGAATGGCTTCCTGGCAGGCATGGTGTATTTGGAATGAATGATCTTTTGAAAAATCTCGATTAAAATATTTAACTCTCAATAATACATAGCATGGCTATTAATAAAGAAATGACTGCCCAACCTGTTGCTTATAGAAAGCATAAATCAGCAGTAAGGGAATGGTTCGATTCAATACTTTTTGCAGTTATTGCCGCCACACTTATCCGCTGGTTGTTTTTTGAAGCATTTACAATTCCTACACCTTCCATGGAAAACAGTCTTTTGGTAGGGGATTTTCTTTTTGTCAGTAAGTTGCATTACGGCACACGTACACCAAAAACACCATTACAGGTACCATTAACGCATCAAACCATTTGGGGAACCAACATTCCTTCTTATACGGATGCTATTCAGTTACCTCAATATCGCCTGCCAGGTTTCAGTGATGTGAAACGTGGTGATGTGGTTGTTTTCAATTATCCTCCCGAATTGCAGCATCCGGTTGATTTGAAAACGAATTATATTAAACGATGTGTTGGTTTACCTGGTGATAAGCTGGAAGTAAGGGATTTACAGGTTTACACAAATGGTGTAGCAATGGTAAATCCGCCAAGAATGGAAGATGAATACTTTGTTGCCACAACTACTACTGTAAATGAAACAAAGGTTTTTAAGGAAAACGGGATTTCGGAATATCATCCTTACACCGAAAGTTTTAATGATACAATAGCAGCTAATGACCAACAGGGCTATCTGGTTTTTACCACAACAGAGATCGCAGCCAAGCTAAAAGCATTCGATTTTGTTAAAAGTATTACGTTGGTAAAATCGCCAAAAGAAATCAGTGAACCAATGTTGTATCCAAATTCTCCGTTATTTAAATGGAACCGGGATAACTACGGGCCAATCACAATTCCAAAAGAAGGAATGACAGTAAATCTTACCCCGGAAAATATTGCAACTTATGGTACTGTAATTAAAAGTTATGAAGGAAATGATGACGTTGTTATTGATACATCATCCATTAAAGTAGGAGGAAAGGCAATAACCAGTTATACTTTCAAACAGGACTACTATTTTATGATGGGAGATAATCGTCACAATTCGGCTGATTCGCGTTATTGGGGTTTTGTTCCAAAAGATCACATCGTTGGAAAAGCCGTATTTGTCTGGATGTCAATTGATCCGGATCCTACAAGTTTCTTTAGTAAAATTCGTTGGAACAGATTATTCAGAGTCATAAACTAAGATAGGTTTTTAGTAATAATATTAAGAGAGCCAACTATCAGGGCTCTCTTTTTTTATTGTTGTTTGTATATTCAATAAACTGATATATATTTGTTTATTCTTTATCTGAAACAGTATTTTTATATTTAACTTATAACAACAAATGGAAATAGCGAATGCCATGAAGATCAGCACTGAACCTGCTAAAAAGAAATCTGCTTTTCGGGAATGGATTGATTCTGTACTATTTGCAGTTACAGCCGCAGTAATAATCCGCTGGTTGTTTTTCAGTGCTTTCGTTATTCCTACACCATCCATGGAAAACACTCTTCTGGTGGGAGATTATTTGTTTGTTAGCCGAATACATTATGGAACTACTACACCTATTACTCCATTGCAGGTTCCATTAACCCATCAGACTATCTGGGGTACAAGTATTCCTTCATATCTTGACTGGATTCAGTTGCCTCAATTTCGCTTACCAGGAATTACAGATGTGAAGAGGGGAGATGTCGTAGTTTTTAATCTGCCGGTTGAACATCCGGATTTATATTCAAAATACGGTTCAGTTTTGCCAGACCTTAAACCACACCCGACGGATCTGCGTTCTAATTATATCAAACGTTGTGTTGCAATATCAGGTGATAAATTAGAAGTTCGTAACGGTCAGGTATATGTTAATGGTAAAGCTGAAACAAATCCACCACGTATACAAAGTGAATATTTTGTATCAACGGGTGCTCCTGTAAACGAACTTAATATTTTCAGAAAAAATGGAATTACAGATTATTCGCCTTTTACCGAAACATATAATGATACGATAACCGACAATGATGAGTTTGGTTATATTGTAAAAACTACGGCTGATCTTGCTTCGAAGTTGAAAGGATATGATTTTGTAAAAAGGGTAGAAGCCGTATTAATGCCGAAGGAGTTAAAAGAACCACAGTTATTTCCGGCTTCGGAACAATTACATTGGAATAAAGATAATTATGGTCCTGTTCTGGTTCCTACAAAAGGAATGAAAGTAAGTTTGACTTCACAAAATATTGCCTTATACGGAGAAATAATTAAAAGCTACGACGGGAATGAAAATGTAGGTATTGAACCCAATCGGATAACTCAAAATGGTAAGCCGCTGGAAAGTTATACTTTCAAACAGGACTATTATTTCATGATGGGAGATAACCGTCATAATTCGGCAGACTCCCGTTACTGGGGATTTGTTCCAAAGGATCACATTGTAGGAAAAGCAATATTTGTATGGATGTCTCTTGATCCCAATCCCACCAGCTTCGTAAATAAAATCAGGTGGGACAGGATTTTCAGAGTGATCAATTGAGTTTAAAGTTTACGAGAGTTTAAAGTTTAAAAGTTCAAGAGTTCAAAGTTGCTGCCAACTTTAAACTTTTAACTCTCAACTTTTAAACTCTTAAACTTTAAACTCTTAAACTACTCTTCCTGAGAATAAATTAGAGCAGTATAAGGTGGAATATTAAGAGATGCGTGAACAGGAAGACCGTCGAATTCTCCTTCTACTGTGTCCAAATCAAATACTCCCTGGTTAGAAAATTCAGGATCGTACTGGCCAGCATCACTATTTAAACGCAGATGCCATTTTCCAGCTCTTGGGAAACCAACTTTATAATCCGCAAACGTCTCAGTAGAAAAATTTAAAATGACCACAACACTATCTTTTGGGCCACCATTTTGCCAGCGATGCATGATAATAATTTTCTTATCATTGTCGGCGCGTATAAATTCAACCTCTTGTCCCTGAAGGCCAGCTGTTACGCCAAACCAGTTCCTTGCGCAAGTGTATCATATCACGATGCAGTGCTGCGAATCCGCTGAATTTTTCCAGTCGCGTCCAATCAATTGGATCGGTATCCGAAAACCATTTATCTTCAAGTAACGGCTGTCCCTGAAATATCATCGGAATGCCGGGAGAAGTTAGAACAAGAGCTACCCCAAGTGCAGCCCTTTTTTTTGAGTACCAATTATTTACGTCACCGTTTGCTATTTCCTCTGCTACTCGGGCTTGTCCATTTGCTACTTCATCATGTGATTCAGTATAAATAATACGTTGGAATGCATCCAGGTTATATCGGTTTTTAACAGCTTCCACAATGCTGTTCATATCCCGGTCTTTATCATTTTGAGTAATTATTGCGTCTCGCACTGAATGAACAAACTTTGCATCCCATTGAGAACCATAACCTAAGCCATCATTGTTAATGGTATCGGTAATACATTCAAGCGAGTGCATGTCTTCGGCGATGGTAATTTTATTGGTGAAATTTTCACGAATGTCTTTATTAATCCATTGCATTAATGAGATTCCTTCGGGTATGTCATTACCTGGATTTCCATCTGCTTTCACATTACGGATATAAGGAACCATATCCATTCTCAAACCATCCACATGAAAATCTTTAATCCACATCAGGGCATTGTCATGTATATATTGCCGTACTTCACCACGTCCGTAATCCGGACGGGTATTTCCCCAGGGAGTTTCTGAACGCCAGTCGTTATAAAAATATATTCCGCCGCCATCATTTTCCTGCCATCCATCAAACTGCCAAAGATCCATATCTGAAGGCCCGAAGTGATTATAAACAACATCCAATATTACCGCAATACCAGCTTCGTGTGCAGCTTTTACGAATGTCTTAAGTCCGTCCGGCCCGCCGTAGTCCGACTCAATAGCGAAAGGATTCGCAGGATTGTATCCCCAGGAACGCGACCCGGGAAATTCAGCACATGGCATTAATTCAACAGCATTAAAGCCCATATCTTTTAGGTATCCTAACTTTTCAATAGCTGTGTACAGTGTACCGATTGAGTTTTCATCAGGTGCATTAAATGTACCAACGTGTAATTCATAAATAACCAGTTCGTGCCAGGATGGAATTTGAAAGTCCTCGTTATTCCAACCAAATGACGAATGGCTATAAACTATTCCGTTTCCAGCCGAATTTGTCATTTGCAAGGCGTAAGGATCATTTCTCATAAAATCGCCAGAAGGTGTTTTCAGCGCGAATTTATATTCGTCACCAATTTTGGAATTATCAACAAGAACACCCCAAAAGCCGTTTTCTTCAGCCTGCAAAGGATTTGAATCTTCCTTCCAGTCATTAAAACTGCCTACGACCGATACGCTTTTGGCATGTGGCGCCCAAACCCTGTAATAAACTCCTTCAGGATAATATGTAGCACCCATACCTTCAAAATGTTGTAAAGTGTGCGCATCAATCTCTTGGTTTTCCATATATGATTTAAAAAATTTGTTATTTTTGATGATAGTCTGAATAACTTTTTATTGCAAAACTTATGCCAAAATTTTTCGCTGGGTTCAAGGCTTAATTTTGATCAGATTTGTCTTCATCAATAATTTAAGAATATCAAACACACTATTATGTTGCCGTCACTGGAAAATGAAAAGATTAGTACGTTGGCACTTATTCACACGCCGGGAATAGGATCTGTAACAGTCAGACAATTAATTAGTTACTGCGGCGGTGCTTCAAAAGTATTCACCTCTGATTACAAAAAGCTTATTAAAATACCAGGAATCGGTGATAAAGTTGCCCGTTCAATTTTAAACGGAGGCGGATTTGCTTTTGCGGAAAAGGAATTTGTGGACTGTGGTAAATCAGACACACAGCTTCACTTTGTTACGGACAAAACTTATCCGGGCAGGCTGAAATCTCTATACGATGCACCAGTTGTTCTATATTCCAGAGGACAATTTGACTTCAATCAGCAAAGAACGGTTGGTATTGTCGGAACCCGGCAAATAAGTGAGTATGGGAAAACTGTTACGGAAACTATCATAAAGGAACTCGTTCCGTTTCAGGCATTAATCGTCAGCGGACTGGCTTACGGGGTTGACATAACTGCTCATAGGGCATGTTTAAAAAATGGTTTGCCAACAATAGGGGTAATGGCTAGTGGGCTGGATGTCATATATCCTGCTGTACATCAGCGAACGGCACAGGAAATGCAGGTTCATGGAGGAATTGTTACGGAAAACGCGCTGGCGACCAAACCGGATTTCATGAGATTTCCCGCCAGGAACAGAATTATTGCGGGGCTAAGTGATGTTACAATAGTTGTAGAATCTGCAAAAAAAGGTGGAAGCCTAATTACAGTCGAGTTTGCACAAAATTATCACCGTGATGTATTTGCAGTACCCGGAAATCTCAGTAGCCCGCAGTCAGAAGGATGTAACCAGCTGATCAGAGATAATAAGGCAGCTATTTTTACATCGGTTCAGGATATGGCGATGGCAATAGGCTGGAATTTAGATCAGGAACTAAATAACGGATTAGTAAAACAATTCGAAAAGGAGATTCCAATGAGTTTTGATGGGTTTACACAGGATGAAGGCCAGGTGCTGGGAATGTTAAGACAAAAAGGAAATATGCAGATAGATGATTTGTCGTGGCAAAGCGGTATGCATCTTAATAAATTAGCAACGTTATTATTAAATCTTGAATTTCAGGGCATGATAAAGTCACTGCCAGGAAAAAAATATGGATTAATTTAAATATGAATAAAAGCACCATTCAACTAATAAAACAAGGAGAAGGCTTAGCCATTGAATTTAAAAAAACGATTGACAGTCCATATAAAATTGCTAAAACGATCACATCGTTTGCCAATACATCCGGTGGGGTTCTTTTGATAGGCGTGGACGATGCAGGATTGATATCGGGAATTTACTCAGAACTTGAAGAATTGCAAAAGCTGGAAAAAGCTGCTGGTCAGCTCATTGAGGAACCCGTTTTATTACATTTAAACACAGAAATAATTGATAATAAGAAAATTCTGCGGGTTGAAATAATTGAAAGTGCAGGCAAACCTCATTATGCAATTAATGAGAAAAATGAGCGGATCATTTATATTCGGGTGAAGGACAAAAGTGTACCAATTCCAAAGCTTTTAATTGCGGGAGAAGGAGATTTTGATACAGAAAAATTACTGGCCACACGACATGTTAAATCTTTGATTACATATTTAAAATCAACGGATTCTGTTACAGCCCGAGCATTCGCCAGAATCATAAATATTTCTGAAAAAAGGGCAGAACGCATGCTGAATGAACTTGCAGCCAGACAAATACTGCTAAAATTGAGTAAAGTAAAACCGGAAACTTACAGCCTCAAATGGGCGAAATGAAAAACGTTTGTTAAAATATAATCACGAAGATTCATTTTTAACAAACGTTTTAAAGATAGACTTCAGAAATGTTTAGTCGATTCCTACCAATTCCAGTTCAAAAATCAAATCCTGACCTGCCAGAGGATGATTTGCATCCAGAAGTACAAATTCTTCGGTTACCTCTTTAATTACAACAGGAATTACTTGTCCGTTTCCATCCTGATGCATATTTAAAGTGCCGCCAATTTCCAATGGAATTTCAGCAGGGATCTGAGCGCGTTCGAAATTAATGATCATGTCTTCATTAATAGGCCCGTAAGCATCTTCGTTTGGAATATTAATCGTTTTTTTATCTCCAATCACCATTCCGGTAACTCCGTCATCAAATCCTTTAATAACTTGTCCGCTTCCCAGTTGGAAAACCAAAGGCTCACGTCCTTCTGAAGAGTCAAAAAGTTGTCCGTCAGGAAGAGTTCCTTTATAATGAACTTTTACGTTATCTCCTGCTTGTGCTTGTTTCATTTCAGTAATATCTTAATTGGTTAAAAATGAGTTAATAAGTACTCTGGTAAACTAATTATACCAATACTTTGATGATTAATATGCTCTTGCAAAAACAACTCTTCTGAAAGATGGTTTACCAGAATAAATGCAAACACCGCTTTCCTCTTCTGCGTTCAATGGAATGCATCTGATCGTTGCTTTTGTTTCTTCCTTAATCTTTTCTTCTGTTTCTGGTGTACCATCCCAATGAGCAAGGATAAACCCGCCTTTTGAATCCAGTACACTATTAAATTCTTCAAATGTATCAACACGAAATGTGTTTTCTTCACGGAACGCCAGTGCCTTGTTGTAGATTGATTCCTGAATATTATCAAGCAGGTCAGTAATATACAAGGCGATTCCTTCCAGGGAAACTGTTTCCTTGGTTTTGGTATCACGACGTGCAACTTCAACCGTGCCATTTTCCAGGTCACGAGCACCCATTGCAAGGCGAACCGGTACACCTTTTAATTCGTACTCCGCGAATTTGTAGCCTGGTTTGTAAGCATCATT from Dyadobacter sp. NIV53 carries:
- the dapB gene encoding 4-hydroxy-tetrahydrodipicolinate reductase, which codes for MKILLLGYGKMGKTIEKIAIERGHSIVGKIDLQNRADMDQLQSTDVDVAIEFSSPESAFDNITYCLKKGWPIVSGTTGWLEHRTEIETLCKEKNGSFFYASNYSIGVNLFFRLNRQLARLMNGHGYHASMTEIHHIHKLDAPSGTAITLAEGLIDEAVDLEGWKLAPENGQNYLQIVSEREGEVPGTHIIRYESEVDRIEISHTAHNRAGFALGAVISAEWLPGRHGVFGMNDLLKNLD
- the lepB gene encoding signal peptidase I, translating into MAINKEMTAQPVAYRKHKSAVREWFDSILFAVIAATLIRWLFFEAFTIPTPSMENSLLVGDFLFVSKLHYGTRTPKTPLQVPLTHQTIWGTNIPSYTDAIQLPQYRLPGFSDVKRGDVVVFNYPPELQHPVDLKTNYIKRCVGLPGDKLEVRDLQVYTNGVAMVNPPRMEDEYFVATTTTVNETKVFKENGISEYHPYTESFNDTIAANDQQGYLVFTTTEIAAKLKAFDFVKSITLVKSPKEISEPMLYPNSPLFKWNRDNYGPITIPKEGMTVNLTPENIATYGTVIKSYEGNDDVVIDTSSIKVGGKAITSYTFKQDYYFMMGDNRHNSADSRYWGFVPKDHIVGKAVFVWMSIDPDPTSFFSKIRWNRLFRVIN
- the lepB gene encoding signal peptidase I codes for the protein MEIANAMKISTEPAKKKSAFREWIDSVLFAVTAAVIIRWLFFSAFVIPTPSMENTLLVGDYLFVSRIHYGTTTPITPLQVPLTHQTIWGTSIPSYLDWIQLPQFRLPGITDVKRGDVVVFNLPVEHPDLYSKYGSVLPDLKPHPTDLRSNYIKRCVAISGDKLEVRNGQVYVNGKAETNPPRIQSEYFVSTGAPVNELNIFRKNGITDYSPFTETYNDTITDNDEFGYIVKTTADLASKLKGYDFVKRVEAVLMPKELKEPQLFPASEQLHWNKDNYGPVLVPTKGMKVSLTSQNIALYGEIIKSYDGNENVGIEPNRITQNGKPLESYTFKQDYYFMMGDNRHNSADSRYWGFVPKDHIVGKAIFVWMSLDPNPTSFVNKIRWDRIFRVIN
- a CDS encoding alpha amylase C-terminal domain-containing protein, translating into MHRWQNGGPKDSVVVILNFSTETFADYKVGFPRAGKWHLRLNSDAGQYDPEFSNQGVFDLDTVEGEFDGLPVHASLNIPPYTALIYSQEE
- a CDS encoding alpha-amylase family glycosyl hydrolase; its protein translation is MENQEIDAHTLQHFEGMGATYYPEGVYYRVWAPHAKSVSVVGSFNDWKEDSNPLQAEENGFWGVLVDNSKIGDEYKFALKTPSGDFMRNDPYALQMTNSAGNGIVYSHSSFGWNNEDFQIPSWHELVIYELHVGTFNAPDENSIGTLYTAIEKLGYLKDMGFNAVELMPCAEFPGSRSWGYNPANPFAIESDYGGPDGLKTFVKAAHEAGIAVILDVVYNHFGPSDMDLWQFDGWQENDGGGIYFYNDWRSETPWGNTRPDYGRGEVRQYIHDNALMWIKDFHVDGLRMDMVPYIRNVKADGNPGNDIPEGISLMQWINKDIRENFTNKITIAEDMHSLECITDTINNDGLGYGSQWDAKFVHSVRDAIITQNDKDRDMNSIVEAVKNRYNLDAFQRIIYTESHDEVANGQARVAEEIANGDVNNWYSKKRAALGVALVLTSPGIPMIFQGQPLLEDKWFSDTDPIDWTRLEKFSGFAALHRDMIHLRKELVWRNSWPSGTRG
- the dprA gene encoding DNA-processing protein DprA, with product MLPSLENEKISTLALIHTPGIGSVTVRQLISYCGGASKVFTSDYKKLIKIPGIGDKVARSILNGGGFAFAEKEFVDCGKSDTQLHFVTDKTYPGRLKSLYDAPVVLYSRGQFDFNQQRTVGIVGTRQISEYGKTVTETIIKELVPFQALIVSGLAYGVDITAHRACLKNGLPTIGVMASGLDVIYPAVHQRTAQEMQVHGGIVTENALATKPDFMRFPARNRIIAGLSDVTIVVESAKKGGSLITVEFAQNYHRDVFAVPGNLSSPQSEGCNQLIRDNKAAIFTSVQDMAMAIGWNLDQELNNGLVKQFEKEIPMSFDGFTQDEGQVLGMLRQKGNMQIDDLSWQSGMHLNKLATLLLNLEFQGMIKSLPGKKYGLI
- a CDS encoding helix-turn-helix domain-containing protein — protein: MNKSTIQLIKQGEGLAIEFKKTIDSPYKIAKTITSFANTSGGVLLIGVDDAGLISGIYSELEELQKLEKAAGQLIEEPVLLHLNTEIIDNKKILRVEIIESAGKPHYAINEKNERIIYIRVKDKSVPIPKLLIAGEGDFDTEKLLATRHVKSLITYLKSTDSVTARAFARIINISEKRAERMLNELAARQILLKLSKVKPETYSLKWAK
- a CDS encoding peptidylprolyl isomerase; the protein is MKQAQAGDNVKVHYKGTLPDGQLFDSSEGREPLVFQLGSGQVIKGFDDGVTGMVIGDKKTINIPNEDAYGPINEDMIINFERAQIPAEIPLEIGGTLNMHQDGNGQVIPVVIKEVTEEFVLLDANHPLAGQDLIFELELVGID